The DNA segment aattgaataaatcatataaataaatttatgtTTCATTCCCAAAAATGGAATTAGTGCATTCATTGGTTAGAATTtggggattttattttaattaagatGATTTGTCCCACTTATCAAGAAAGGGAGCCCTCAGAATATTCGAATGAAGCCACTTCCTGTTGATCATGTGACTTGTGTGATGACCCAAATTTTTAGAGATTTGAAATTgagtcaaacaataaaacaaaaaccaaaaaacagaatGTATGATTCTATAATCATATTCCAAACTAAAATCCgaaattttaattattcttgGTGGTTTTTATTggaccaaaacaaaagcaacgATTTGGCAGAACGCTGCCCACGCGGTGAAATATGTAGCCCACCTGATATTGATAAGGTCTGCAAATATGACAGTGCCCTGTATTTTATAATCATGTCAAATAATTtgtagtttttgaaaaaacagaaagcagtgatactcaacttacagcccggGGCGAAACGAATCATAAAATGATTCATACggggattgtttttgtactgttagTATACgaaaggtgtcagagtgcataaaacacaacaaaaatagagcttgtttgtcaaagaCTGACAGTGGAGGATGTCCTGCACCCCCAGCAGAAGTCCtcgctaagcccctaatgtcctaaaatcctagtaatgtcttgaaatccaaaatactttctaaaatcctagaaatgtcctaaaatctgggcaatgtcctaaaatcctaaaaaagtcctCAATCCTAGAAAACTCCTGAAATTCCagcaatgtcctgaaatccccgaaatttcccaaaatcctataaatgtcctaaaaatgtcataaaatcctacaaatgtcctaaaatcacacatcctaaaatcctagaaatgtccttaagtccttgaaatgtccttaagtcttTAACATGTCTTAACATCctaaacatgtcctaaaatcctagaaaagtcctaagatcctagaaatgtccttaagtccttgaaatgtccgaaaatcttttttttttttttttaaagtcctgaaatcctagataAGTCTAAAGACCCTggtaatgtcctgaaatcctagaaacgtcctgaaatcctggaaatgtcctaaaatcctagaaacacatatggggcccctggcctcctgtctttttttaaaaagtggctcCCAAACAAACCGAGCGGAGTATTCCTGCTACTAAGCGtcacaaatacttttaaaaaacagcactcGGGTCCTCAATGTGAGGTGACATGTGCGCCGTGTCTCTGCCGTGTCCTTTGTCCCCCCGGTTAACGGCCTCAGTCGGCCTGCGGGCGAACAGCACGGCGTCAGTACACGGAGCTGCTGCACGTTTCCATGTAGACAAACTCTGAGGaggacaccaaaaaaaaagcatccgTGTGAGTGCATGGACCAGATCTACCTGGAGTGTAACATaatgtgtatgtgcgtgtgtgtgtgtgtgtgtgtgtgtgtgggtgtgtgtgtgtcataccTTCTCCAGAGCTGGAGTACTGTAGCTGTGTTTTGTCCAGTGGGTGTGTGAGGGGGGGTAAACTGACTCCAGAGGCCGCACCAGTTCTGTAGCTCTCTATCAGCGTTTCCAGAGTCCTAAACCTGTGCAGTCTGACTCctgaatcctacacacacacacatacacacacacacacacacacacacacacacacacacacacacacacacacacacacacacacacacacacacacgaaccaTCAATAACGTCCTCGCGAGTGTGGACATGAGCGTGCAGACGTTCACCCACCTGAAGACACCAGCCGTCAGTGGAGTGCACCAGCCTGAAGGTGTGCACATACGGCGCTttcctgcaaaacacacagtaaaaaaatgttaaagttttgcTGCGAATGTGTAAAATCTGAAAGTCACATGTTGAGATGTGATGATGAAATCTGAGAGAGAGGATGTGGATCTGGGGCAAAGGATGGCTGATTTCACTTGTGTGTTTGACACATTCGAGTCAAGATCATTTaataaatctgtcttttttctctgcatttttctttttttcctcaatctaTTATTGTTTGTCTCTCTAATATTTAGGCCTCTGCGGCTGAAGCTGtcgccggaggcattatgttttcgcgTTGTCCGTCTGTATATTCGTCCGTCCCATTCACACAATATTTCAGAAACACCTTAAGGAAATTTCTTtagatttgacaaaaaaattcaatcaCTCAAGAAtcagctgattagattttggtgtcaCTTAAAACCTCAGGTCACTCAGGcctcacaaaacatgctttttggcattaacttaagaaaaaaattcacacaaatgtctaatgaGATAAGACATCATcataacatcataatattccACAAAAAACCTTTTCTGGCCATAACTCAACGTCGTAACTCAGGAGCAGaaaagagacatttggtcagatactgaaacTAACCTTGAAACAGTTTTGTCTGATTTCTTTGTGTGAAAGTATGTTTCAAAATCcactcagatttaaaaaaaaaaggaaatttcagcacatttgtaaaataataaagatttaaaaggCTTATGGCTTTAATCCTTATTATCTGCATAatgacattttgaatatttttgctgtaatgttTGTACCTTAAACACTTGAAATAAAGTTTGTAGCATATGAGTTTTGTCTGAGTCAAAATTTTGGGACTTTTACTTTGAGTTTGACCATTTCATGCTGCCTTATTTACACATAAGGTTATTTAATCTTACCAAATtgattttttgaattttgaatttagtCCATGAATGCCTGGAAATCTGGAAAAGTAATTAAcaattatacatattttcttcATGACATACTGTGTAACAGCCACACAACggcactttttttaacttttctgcaCGATATGTCAACAAAGTTGTGttactataaataaaatgtgtttgaaaggtTCAAAGAACCAAGACACAGATGACGGTGCGccataaatgacagaaaaacgtCACTTTTGGTCACATTTGTACGACCCGACTCCAGCTCACCTCACGCACAGACAGTAGGCCCCCTGCACGGTCTCGCTGTCTCTCAGCAGAAAGCTGCCATCATGTCCAAACCTCTCCAGCAGCCTCTCTGTGGCCTCGCTTCCAATCCTCCCATAATAAATAGACCAAACCAgcaccccctccctctccatGCTGCCTCTGAGACGGGCTCCCGTGTGTGCTGAGGAGGCCGAGGAtgcagcaggctgcagcaggctgcagcaggctgcagcagctgcagatgaGTGTGTGAAAAACTGTGAGGCAGGAAAAGCTTTTCTGGTTTTCACACTTTTCTGTCATGCAGCTGCGCCTCACACGTTGCTGCACTTTGTCTAACCAGAAAAATGGCTTTTATCTGGTCGATTGTGAGAGTATATTTCTGGCTTCATtgacatgtttttcttaaaaccTGGTTGCCGGTTTGCAAGACATAAATCTGCAAATATACTCTCACAAAATACAACTCATTTCTCAGTCCTGCTCTTCCTCCAACTTCACCGTTTTGCCCCCCGTATCatgacaataaatgaaatattgtctGTTGGACAATATGGGATGTGGCGCAGACAAACACTGTTGGGAATTAAAAGCTGCATGAAAACAGTTTATGATAAACTCGGAGGACAAAGTGAGTTTCAGCAGAAAGACGTGCTTGCAGAGAGCGTACCCCACCCCCACCACACCACCTCCGTCTCCTCCACCCCATTAACCACCAGCCAAcccacccacacatgcacaaaaacaaagacaaccaGCAGAGCTGTGGTTTGATTTCATGCTGTCTTTAGACCTTTTCTTTGAAGACGAGACATATCTCAGAGCAAAAGTGTTATTAAAGGGGTTACGTGAAGTCCCGATTCAGACTTGGCTTCtttaacaaggaaaaaaaatgacaacaattcAAGCAGAATTCATTAACA comes from the Plectropomus leopardus isolate mb chromosome 12, YSFRI_Pleo_2.0, whole genome shotgun sequence genome and includes:
- the LOC121952024 gene encoding SH2 domain-containing protein 1A-like produces the protein MEREGVLVWSIYYGRIGSEATERLLERFGHDGSFLLRDSETVQGAYCLCVRKAPYVHTFRLVHSTDGWCLQDSGVRLHRFRTLETLIESYRTGAASGVSLPPLTHPLDKTQLQYSSSGEEFVYMETCSSSVY